The Radiobacillus deserti genomic interval GGAGCAACAATGAAATGGGGAGTTATTGGAACTGGTAATATGGGAAGTATCCTAATTAACAGCTGGATGTCTTCCAACGTGATGAGCCAAAGTCAGTTGTATATTCATAATCGTACCGTTCAAAAAGCCTTCGATATCCAAAAAGATTATCCAAACATTCATGTTCTGGTGCAAGCAGAGGATTTAATTGATGAAGTTGATATTGTATTTGTTTGTGTAAAACCACTGGAAATCTATCCGCTTCTAAAGAAAACACGTAAGCATTGGAGAAAGGAGCAATGCTTAGTCTCTATCACTAGTCCTTTTTCCGTAGAGAAACTGGAATCCTTAGTACCCTGTCAAGTTGCACGAATGATACCAAGTATAACGAATCGTGCACTTTCTGGAATTACGTTATTAACTTTTGGAGATAGCATTACGAAAGAAATGAAAGGATATCTAGAACAGAGTAGTAAAATTTACTCTACACCATTTTACATCGATGATGACATAACGCGGGTTTCCTCAGATATCGTATCATGTGGGCCAGCATTTTTTGGTTATTTAGCCGAACAATTTATCGATTCTGCTGTGAAGGAAACGAAGATTGACAAAGATACAGCAACCGAGCTAACAGAGAAAATGTTCATCGGATTTGGAAAGCTGTTAGAAGACGGACATTTTACATTACCTGAGTTGATTCAAAAGGTTTGCGTAAAAGGCGGGGTAACTGGTGAAGGCATCAAGGCAATGGATGGAGAACTCGGAGATCTCTTTCCCTTGTTGATTAGAAGTACACATGCTAAATATGATGAAGACATATCAAAAATAAGTGAACAACTAGAGCTTGCCGAGTAACTATTCATTTCGCGAGACGTTTTCAAAATCCTGCAAAAAAAGTTCGAACTAGCTAAAATTAGCTTTTTCGAACTTTTTTAGATACAAAAAATACTCTTTCCGCTTCAGATATAGTGGTAGCATGTGGATCAAAGTCTCCGAAAATAGAAACTACTTCAAATCCTGTTTTTTCTAACCAAGTATGATAGCTTTCAGGTGTAAATGTTCTTTGATGGTGAGTTTCATCAAACCGCTGATATAATTCTGTCCCCTCTTCCTTCACAAAAAAGGTGAGGTCATGCAACACTTCGCCTACTTCTTCTCCTGATTCGCACATCCACACATAACTAACATCTTCATATACTTCTGAAAAGATTTGATTCTTCAAATCTTCCTCCATATGTTGGATGGAATGGACATCAAATAAAAATAACCCACCATCCTTTAACGATTCATATACATGCTGAAAAACCATACGAATCTCTTCCTCAGTTGTAATGTAATTCAAAACGTCACAAAAGCTAATAGCCATATCTTGATTATGTACACCTGACAATTCTCGAATGTCTTGATGGATCCATTGGATTGATACATGTTCTTCCTCCGCTATAGATCTTGCTTGGGAAAGCATATCATCGGAATAATCAACGCCGACTAGCTGATGGCCATTATTAGCTAATCGGCGTGTTATCGCACCCGTACCGCAGCCTAAGTCTAAAATCTTTGCAGGCTTTGAGTCTTTTACCCATCTCAAAGCTAGGTTTGTCCACTCTTCGTAAGGTGCATCTTTCATGAGAAAGTCATATACCTTTGCCATATTTTGATAAGACATGATTTATCCCCCGTGAGAAAATTCCGTTTCCACAAGTGGTGCATCTCCCCAAAGTCTCTCCAGATTATAGTAGTTTCGTTCTTCTCGATGAAAGACATGACAAACCACATCTCCTATGTCCACTAAAACCCATCTAGCTTGTTCAAATCCTTCCATTCGCTTCACTTCTAACCCATTTTTTTCTGCTTGTTCTTGAATCTCACGTGCAATAGCTTGGACTTGCCTTTCACTACTTCCATCACATATCAAAAAATAGTCGGCAATTAAGGATACATGTTGCATATCTAAAATCACGATATCCTCTGCACGTTTGTCATCACAAGCCTTCGCTGCTACATTTACTAGTTCTTTACTATTCATTCATGGTTTCCCTCCGTTTTTACTGAAAGTTCTCGTACCAAATGATTGTAACAATGAAAGGTATCCGGATATATGGACTGTCCTTTATTCATTAAATGCATAATCGTATTTCTTGATGCAAGCAAACAAGCTTTTTCAAGATTATTTTTTGCTACCTCTCTTACTTCTTCAACACCAGGGAAACTACGTCCAGGTTCCATGTAATCAGCTAAAAAGATAAGTTTATCTAACTGACTCATGTGAGCCTTCCCTGTCGTATGCCATCTAATAGCAGATAAAATTTCACGATCATTCAAACCAACTTCTCTTTCCACTAATAAGGCACCGACTGGACCATGCCAGAGCTCATGATGATACTGTAATAAGTCCTTAGGTAAAGACTCTGACAAAATCCAACGCTTCATTTCGCGGATATTTCGGTATTTCGCATAGTCATGAAAAATAGCAGCTAGTTCTGCTTTTTCTAGGTTACCACCAAAACGACGTCCCAATTCTAATGCAGTATCGGTAACCCGGACTGTATGTTCAAAGCGGGCAGTTCTAAGCTGTGGTTCCACTATGGCTAACGCTTCATTTCTCTTCATAAAGACGATTCTCCTTTATGCATTCAATGACCGAATTTGGGACCAAATATTTAACAGATAATCCGTTCTTAAGTCTCTGTCTAATCATTGAGGAGGAAACAGCAAATTCTGGAATATTCACTTCAATAATCGGATAGTTTGACTCTAGTTTGTACTCCTTTCGTTTCACACCAACGAATCGGATAAGTTCAAACAGTTCATCAATTTGAACCCATTTAGGTAAATATTCCACCATATCTGCACCGATAATAAAATAAAAATCAACATTTGGATACTCTTCCACTAACTGCTTGACCGTATCAATGCTATACGATTTTCCTTCTCGATTCACTTCGATAAGCTGAACCTTAAAATGTTCATTATCTCGTACTGCTGCCTGCACCATTTCCACTCGATATTTACTAGCTGTACGTGCTTGTTGCTTATGAGGTGGTTCATAAGATGGGATAAACCAGATTTCATCCAATCCTAACGCTTGACGAACCTCTTCTGCAATTAATAAATGACCGTTGTGTGGTGGATCAAATGTTCCACCTAGAAGTCCTACTTTCTTCATAGGTCACCCCTAAGGTAGTTGTATCGTTTTATTTTCTTTAGATTCTTTATATAGCACAATTATATTTCCTATGATTTGTGCTACTTCAGCCCCGGTACCTTCGGATATAGCTTCTGCAACAACTTCTTTATCTTCTAGACAATTTTGCAGGACAGAAACTTTAATTAACTCTCGTTTTTCCAAAGCATCATCGATTTGTTTTATCATATTATCATTTACTCCATCTTTTCCTACTTGAAAGATTGGATTTAAATGATGTGCTTCTGCTCTCAAAAATCTTTTTTGTTTCCCAGTTAACATTTAATCGCCTCGCAATCGTTTTTCTAAATCTAACAACATCGAGTCTACTTGCGGTTGCTTCCCTGTCCAAATCTGAAATGCAGCCTGTGCTTGATAGAGAAGCATTGCATGGCCATGGTGTATGTATGCCCCCCGTTTCTCAGCATCTTCTAATAACTGCGTTTGAATTGGTTGATATACAATATCACTTACTACCGAATGAGTAGACAGTTTTTCTAGTTTTATTACCTGTTCGTTCACATGAGGTTTCATCCCTACAGAAGTCGTTTGAACGATTAAATCATAGGTAGAAAGAACTCTTTCTGCTTCTTTATAATCTATCACCTTCGAATCCGTACGATCACTTTTTAAAGGAAGAAATGCTTCCGCTTTTTCCTTCGTACGATTGGCGATATCGACTTGTGGGAATTCACCTTGAGATAGTGTATAGTAAATACCTCGAGAAGCCCCTCCAGCACCGAGAATTAAAACATGTTTATCACCTGAGAAAAGATTAGGAAAAGCAGTTCTCAAAGATTGTTGATAACCAAGCCCATCCGTATTATACCCAATCCATTTCCCATTTTGTTGAAGTACCGTATTGACCGCACCAATTTTTGCAGCTGCATCGTCTATGTCATCTAAATAATTCATAATCGTTTGTTTATATGGAACAGTTACATTAAAACCATCAATCCCATGCATTTTTAATTTTTTTAATTGTTGCTCTAAATCGTCCTGTTTGGTCTCGTAGATTGTGTAGGTCCCTTCTATACCTGCCTTATCCATAAATGCTCCGTGAATCCAAGGAGACAAAGAATGCTTAGCAGGAAATCCGATTAAACCTAGCGTTATCCCCATTTCATCCCTCCTAAATCAATGCCTCCCGAATAGAAACTGTAACTCCCTTCGGGCTATGAGCTGTGATAGTAACTCCAGGGGGAACTGTCACCCATCCCAATCCTGGAAAAACGATATCTGTTTTTTCCTTTATTTTAAATGATTGTGCCTGCAAAGGTGGTAACATCGACTTTGTAGTTTCGTCTGGTGGGTGAAGCACTTCTCCTAGCTGTCTTTCATAAAGAGCATCCGCATTTTCTAGCTTTGTCCGATGAATCGGTAATCCATTTGAAAAATAACAAATAAAGGAACAACGATCCCCTTTTTCAAAATCTATCCGTGCAAGTCCACCAAAGTACAAGGTTTGTTTATCGTTCAACTGGTAGACTCTAGGCTTCACCTCTTTTGTTGGTGTAATTACTTTTAAATCTGCTTCAGATACGTAATGAGATATCTGAGCACGGTTAATAACACCAGGAGTATCATATAATGACGTTTGCTCATCTAATGGAATATCGATAAACCCTAGGGTGGTTCCCGGGAAATAAGAAGTCGTAATGGCATCCTTTACTCTTGTAGTTTGATTAATCAAACGATTAATGAACGTTGACTTCCCAACATTTGTACTCCCTACTACATAGACATCTTTCCCGTTTCGATATGTCTCAACCTCCGAAATTAAACGATCCATTCCACTGCCTTTAATAGAAGAGATTAAAAACACATTCTCAACTTCTAATCCTAACTCATTTGCAGAACGCTTCATCCACATCTTTAACTTATGAAGGTTCGTCGACTTTGGTAAAAGGTCGACCTTGTTTCCTATTAATAAAATGGGATTGTGACCTGTGAGTCTTTTTAAGCTCGGAATGATACTTCCACTAAAATCAAAAATATCCACGATATTCAAGATTAACCCTTCAGCATTTCGGATTTGGCTAATCATTTCTAAAAAGTCATCATCTGTATAGGAAACATCATGTATTTCATTATAATGCTTTAACCGAAAGCATCGTTTACAAATAACTACTTCTTTATTTAAAGCAGAAGCTGGTACGTATCCAGGCACTGTTTCATCCTCAGACTGCACCTCCACTCCACATCCTTGACAAATAATAGGCTCCACTTCTATTCCTCCCAACTAATCATTCCCTTTCTTCTCATCCAGCTCAAGATTCGACGTTCAATTTGTCGGTTTATTTTTGTGATCTTACCATCGGTTTGTACAATCGGGACTACTAGGATAGTGTAAAAACCTGCACTATTCCCACCCAACACGTCTGTAAGAAGTTGATCCCCGATGACGACGACATCCTCTCTGTTTAACCCCATGCTTTGTGTAGCTCGTTTAAACGCTCTTCCTAACGGCTTCCTAGCACTAAATACAAAAGGAGTATTTAATGGTTCAGAAAATAATTTTACTCTTTCTTCCTTATTATTAGAGATTATCGTTATTTTAATATTATTTTCTTCCATTGACTTAAACCAGTCTATGATCTCTGGTGTTGCATCAGCAACATCCCACGCTACCAACGTATTATCTAAATCTGTAATAATGCCTTTAATTGCTTTTGCTTTTAAATCCTCTGGTTTTATATCAAACACGCTTTTCACATGTTCATTAGGTAAAAACCTTCTTAACAACCTATTCACCTCATTTACCTTATCACGAGCTTCTAACTCCTTACTCATGATATACAATTTCTTGTATTGTTTCAAAACAAATCTAGAAAATTTTTGTATAACCTACTATTCTTATGAAAAAAATCCAACTTTTTTCGAAAAAGTCTTCGACAAATTTCGATGGTGTGATTTCTGTGGATAACTTTATTCACAATTTCCCCTATGATACATCAAATCTAAGACAAGTTATTCCTATTTTAATCACAAGTTATATACAGCTTTCTGTAGATAACTCACCGCTTGTCCGACCTCTCGTTTCGTGGTAAAGTATTAATATCTTGAAAGGGAGAGAGGTAAGACCTCTTCTCGAAACCTTTTCATACTCGATTTGCAAAGGGACTTCCATTATAGGAGGCAACGATATGGAAAACTTATCAGACAAATTATTAATTGAATCTTATTACAAAGCCACTGAACTAGATTTAAGTACTGAATTTATTACATTAATTGAGCAAGAGATTAAAAAGAGATCCTTGCTACATGAAATTGAATACTCCCGATAATAGACGAAACGTCTATAATTGACGAAGCTCTTGCCGTTTGATTGGCAAGGGCTTTTTATTTAGGCTATGATAGAGATGTACTTTGGTTGAATAATCAATACTTTCATCATAAAATGAATGGAGATATGTGAGCATCGCCTTAACTAACCAAGATTATGACCTACGTAAGGAGGAGTAGAACGAATGTTATTGATCGTATTATTACCACTTATATTTGCTTTGTTTATTCCTATTATGAATAAACGAAAAGAACAAATACATATTGGATATTTTGTAATATGGATTCCCATTGTTATATTTATTTTCTTTGCAAGATACTTGGGAGCTGACTTTGAACCGATTAAACAGCATTTTAACTGGATTCCCTCTTTACATATTTCCTTTGACTTTTATCTGGACGGTTTAAGCTTATTATTTGTCTTATTAATCAGTGGTATAGGAGCGCTAGTAACCCTATATTCCATCTTCTACTTAGATAAATCAGAAAAGCTTGCCCACTTTTACATTTATCTCTTAATGTTTATGTCTGCCATGCTGGGGGTTGTTTTATCGGATAATGTTTTTGTCCTATACACATTTTGGGAATTGACCTCCATTTCCTCTTTTTTACTAATTGGATATTGGAATTATAAAAAAGAATCCAGATATGGGGCTCTAAAATCAATGCTTATTACCGTGTTTGGTGGATTAAGTATGTTAGGTGGTTTCATTCTACTATCTAATATTACAGGCACAACGAGTATCCAAGGTATTCTATCCGAGAGTGATGTTATTTTAAATCATACATACCTACCTCTCATTTTAGGATTTGTTATTTTAGGTGCATTCACAAAATCCGCACAGTTCCCATTTCACATTTGGCTTCCTGATGCTATGGAAGCCCCAACTCCTGTAAGTGCATACTTACACTCAGCCACTATGGTGAAAGCTGGTATATATCTAATTGCACGAATGTCACCACTTTTCCACGGATATGATTGGTTTTTCATTGTTGTTGCAGGAATTGGAATTCTTACACTATGCTGGGCTTCATTCCTAGCAGTTAGACAAACAGATTTAAAAGGTATTTTAGCCTACTCGACCATAAGTCAACTAGGCATGATTATGACAATGCTCGGGATTGGGACAGAAATTGCCGTTTTTGCAGCAATGTTCCATATTTTAAACCATGCCACCTTTAAAGGAAGCTTGTTTATGGTAGCAGGTATTATTGATCACGAAACAGGAACTAGGGATATCCGCAAACTGGGCG includes:
- a CDS encoding nicotinate-nucleotide adenylyltransferase; this encodes MKKVGLLGGTFDPPHNGHLLIAEEVRQALGLDEIWFIPSYEPPHKQQARTASKYRVEMVQAAVRDNEHFKVQLIEVNREGKSYSIDTVKQLVEEYPNVDFYFIIGADMVEYLPKWVQIDELFELIRFVGVKRKEYKLESNYPIIEVNIPEFAVSSSMIRQRLKNGLSVKYLVPNSVIECIKENRLYEEK
- the sda gene encoding sporulation histidine kinase inhibitor Sda, with protein sequence MENLSDKLLIESYYKATELDLSTEFITLIEQEIKKRSLLHEIEYSR
- the rsfS gene encoding ribosome silencing factor: MNSKELVNVAAKACDDKRAEDIVILDMQHVSLIADYFLICDGSSERQVQAIAREIQEQAEKNGLEVKRMEGFEQARWVLVDIGDVVCHVFHREERNYYNLERLWGDAPLVETEFSHGG
- the aroE gene encoding shikimate dehydrogenase is translated as MGITLGLIGFPAKHSLSPWIHGAFMDKAGIEGTYTIYETKQDDLEQQLKKLKMHGIDGFNVTVPYKQTIMNYLDDIDDAAAKIGAVNTVLQQNGKWIGYNTDGLGYQQSLRTAFPNLFSGDKHVLILGAGGASRGIYYTLSQGEFPQVDIANRTKEKAEAFLPLKSDRTDSKVIDYKEAERVLSTYDLIVQTTSVGMKPHVNEQVIKLEKLSTHSVVSDIVYQPIQTQLLEDAEKRGAYIHHGHAMLLYQAQAAFQIWTGKQPQVDSMLLDLEKRLRGD
- the comER gene encoding late competence protein ComER, with the translated sequence MKWGVIGTGNMGSILINSWMSSNVMSQSQLYIHNRTVQKAFDIQKDYPNIHVLVQAEDLIDEVDIVFVCVKPLEIYPLLKKTRKHWRKEQCLVSITSPFSVEKLESLVPCQVARMIPSITNRALSGITLLTFGDSITKEMKGYLEQSSKIYSTPFYIDDDITRVSSDIVSCGPAFFGYLAEQFIDSAVKETKIDKDTATELTEKMFIGFGKLLEDGHFTLPELIQKVCVKGGVTGEGIKAMDGELGDLFPLLIRSTHAKYDEDISKISEQLELAE
- a CDS encoding YqeG family HAD IIIA-type phosphatase — translated: MLRRFLPNEHVKSVFDIKPEDLKAKAIKGIITDLDNTLVAWDVADATPEIIDWFKSMEENNIKITIISNNKEERVKLFSEPLNTPFVFSARKPLGRAFKRATQSMGLNREDVVVIGDQLLTDVLGGNSAGFYTILVVPIVQTDGKITKINRQIERRILSWMRRKGMISWEE
- the yqeK gene encoding bis(5'-nucleosyl)-tetraphosphatase (symmetrical) YqeK — encoded protein: MKRNEALAIVEPQLRTARFEHTVRVTDTALELGRRFGGNLEKAELAAIFHDYAKYRNIREMKRWILSESLPKDLLQYHHELWHGPVGALLVEREVGLNDREILSAIRWHTTGKAHMSQLDKLIFLADYMEPGRSFPGVEEVREVAKNNLEKACLLASRNTIMHLMNKGQSIYPDTFHCYNHLVRELSVKTEGNHE
- a CDS encoding class I SAM-dependent DNA methyltransferase yields the protein MSYQNMAKVYDFLMKDAPYEEWTNLALRWVKDSKPAKILDLGCGTGAITRRLANNGHQLVGVDYSDDMLSQARSIAEEEHVSIQWIHQDIRELSGVHNQDMAISFCDVLNYITTEEEIRMVFQHVYESLKDGGLFLFDVHSIQHMEEDLKNQIFSEVYEDVSYVWMCESGEEVGEVLHDLTFFVKEEGTELYQRFDETHHQRTFTPESYHTWLEKTGFEVVSIFGDFDPHATTISEAERVFFVSKKVRKS
- the yhbY gene encoding ribosome assembly RNA-binding protein YhbY — translated: MLTGKQKRFLRAEAHHLNPIFQVGKDGVNDNMIKQIDDALEKRELIKVSVLQNCLEDKEVVAEAISEGTGAEVAQIIGNIIVLYKESKENKTIQLP
- the yqeH gene encoding ribosome biogenesis GTPase YqeH, with protein sequence MEPIICQGCGVEVQSEDETVPGYVPASALNKEVVICKRCFRLKHYNEIHDVSYTDDDFLEMISQIRNAEGLILNIVDIFDFSGSIIPSLKRLTGHNPILLIGNKVDLLPKSTNLHKLKMWMKRSANELGLEVENVFLISSIKGSGMDRLISEVETYRNGKDVYVVGSTNVGKSTFINRLINQTTRVKDAITTSYFPGTTLGFIDIPLDEQTSLYDTPGVINRAQISHYVSEADLKVITPTKEVKPRVYQLNDKQTLYFGGLARIDFEKGDRCSFICYFSNGLPIHRTKLENADALYERQLGEVLHPPDETTKSMLPPLQAQSFKIKEKTDIVFPGLGWVTVPPGVTITAHSPKGVTVSIREALI